The Palaemon carinicauda isolate YSFRI2023 chromosome 20, ASM3689809v2, whole genome shotgun sequence DNA segment cccattgaaactttcaccgttcgccagcggagaggcattttcttggtttcagcgtgcagaagtccagtttcgcatcaacggagtgactcgctcaaccaccaaagcagattatgttctcgcggcgatgcccgagaacaccttcccagaaatatccgactggctttgtgaacaaggagacatgccaatagcgtatgacaccctcaaaacataccttctgcagcagtactcgccgttgccagccgctcgtgtagcaaagctttttcagctctcgcaacaaccattgggggaccaaagggctttgcttgccctcagggaaatgaccagcatcgctcgccttcaacctgccgcagacggctctcctcgtgaggtgaacctacttcgtgccctttggatacgccgtttacccagacctatacacgctgccatacccgatgtcgatagtttacccttaaaggacttgatgaccaaagccgacgcccttatggacagccacttcaagacctccatcaacgcctccacccctgacgaggaggatgcctattcaacgtcaactgaagctgacatgaatgccgtaggacaaacacgcccacaccgtgacgtgccgaagcagagacaaagccgcccatcacccaccaatcgctcgcgcccgaacaaacgacttctacagccacttactacctcccatccgccgcagttttgctactaccacttcagattcggggcaactgtgaagaaatgtgccgaggattgtcagtggccaaaaaacgtgtaagtaggccattgctcgtggcggtggcctcccgtgtttctaatcttttctttttacaggatgcaggaacgggcgtgcgatttttgttagacacgagtgcttgtcgttcccttttgccgaagaaactcttcaagacacgacgtagtctgtcttcatctgccgacgtccgcttggtagctgccaacggatttgcgatacccacctatggttacgagaacctcactttatcgtttggaaacggtaaattcaattggaagtttctcgttgctgatgtcaccatgccaatcctcggtgcggatttcctctctcatttccaccttctggtcgatgtcgcccaccgacaattggtcaacgcagactcgtacttgtcgacacctcttcaacccgccctctctaacctcgctctccacattagcgcacctacggatgcctacgcccacctcctcacgtcgtacccggaagttttccgtccagaacttcgccaaacgcccacagttcctgccaagcacggtatttataaccatatcaagacgacgggacccccagtcttcgcaaaattcagacgtctggaaccagaacgattggcagccgccaaacagacgttcgccgaaatggaggaaatgggcctttgccaaaaggcctcaagcccatggtcgtcacccttacacatcgttctgaagaaagacggctccctccgtccgtgcggggattacaggcgcctgaacatgcaaacagaaccggatcactaccccctcccaaacattgccgacgtgacctcctacctgcacaaagcaaaggttttctctacactcgatctcctgaaggggtattatcaggtgcctatgaacccagaagacatccccaagactgccatcaccactccgtttggtacatacaccttcaattactcctgttttggccttcgtaatgctggggccaagtttcaacgtctcatggatggcatcttagaggacctccctttctgtgtatgttatgtggacgacatacttgtgttctcctcctcaaaagaggaacacctccgtcacctgcgcatcgtgctcgaccacctgcaacaaaacggccttgtagtccggtacgacaagtgtacctttggcgccaacgaagtgtcattcttagggcaccgcatcactcctgaaggtgtccaccccttccctgagaaggtagcagccgttcagaacttccccgtgccctcgaccatcaaagctctgcaggaattcttgggcatgatcaactattatcaccgttttctgccagccattgccaccactcttgctcccttctacgcctccctcaagggcaagccaaagtacctgaagtggggtccccttcaagaagcagccttctgcaatgcaaagaaggccctatcaactgctgcggctctctcttttcctatcccacacgcccctctccttctctccaccgatgccagcgacgtcgctattggtgcagtactcgagcaggtggtcaaaggctcgccccgcccattggccttcttcagcaaaaaactatccaaggcagaatcgtgttattctaccttcgatcgagaatttctggcactgcacttggctgtccgttactttcgacatttcttagaaggtacgcccttcgtcattcacacagaccacatgcctctagtgcacgccttcactcgacagtctgacgcctggtccacccgtcaacgccgacatctctccgccgtggctgaatacaattgcaccctccaatacgtccctgggaaaatgaatcccgttgccgatgccctgtcaagaaacacgttggctgccgttcaactgggattggattacaacgccttggctgaagcccaacgacaggatccagagtatcaagcttgtaggacatcctgcacgtccctccattgagaagactttcccctcgaagactccaacaccaccctcctctgtgacgtcagtactggtagaccgcaaccttggattcctgctcccatgcgccgacagctgtttgatttcattcacggcctttcacatccctcgtgccgttctacagcacagctgctgaaggcaaagttcatttggcacggcatttctaaggatgctaaggattgggtccgcgcctgtacttcttgccaaacttccaaagtacatcaacacacggattcaggagtgggcacctttcctcaacctcagcgtcgtttcgcacacattcacgtcgacgttgtaggccccctacccacatcacaaggtcatcgttacctgtttaccgtcatcgaccgctccactcgttgccctgaagccattcccatggaaactgcaacatccgcctcatgtacatctgccttactctttggagggatttcaagattcggtatccctgagcatattacttctaacaggggaaccactttcacctctcaattgtggacgtcattagcgaatctcctgggcatcaccctacatcagacagcggcctacaaccccgctgccaatggaattgttgaacattttcatcgcaccctcaaagcagctttgatgtccagctgcaaggattgcaactggtttactcagcttccctgggtcctcttgggactaaggaccactcctaaagacgccctcgatgtctcggcagctgaaatggtgtatggcgacccgttggtcgtccctgccgaattttttccttctacaacctcctccgacgatctccagcgcatacgtcacgtcgtgggaaaatttactccgtgccgccagacttacaagcccccagcgaagcatcacataccagcggacttgcactctgcaacgcacgtcttcctgcgcaacgacaccagcaagccaccactaacgcccccttacacgggccctttccttgtgatcagacgcagtccgaaagcattcctcttaaacattcggggcaaagaagacctgcttatcttctgccagatgacccacctacagttcacctctctagatcagggcaccctatttaacatgtacagtatgtcatttttagggggggggagccatgtaccaaccgtgtgtcacacaattgtacataattattttgtatatattatgcttgtatctgtgctcttccctcgcactaaaaagaacctgaatgatcatgtctccggtttgctctgtataattgtctgtctttcgaacaggttatgtcctgttgccttgaggttttgtatataaaggagagcgttccttaataaacaactcagttgattgcttcctgcctttgagttcacaaccctctctcggcaccgtcacaagtgTACTGCTTGatcaattttattttgttcattctttAAAACTAGCACAAAATACCaatattgtttataaaagaaataaaaaaaaaatgagaaaaaatgaaattGCATGGATTTAAATTTGTACAACTTGGTAATCactcatactgtacatacatcaatGTGATTTTTGCTGTTGTTTATATGCAACTAGTTTCTCAATTCGAAGCTTTGTGTTGGCCAGAGCCACCCTCATATCATGAAGCAACCCAATTTGATGTCGGTTCCGGGCAGTTGTTTTGATTTGGAGCATGTTGGAGAAAGCCTTTTCACAGAGGTAGGTAGTTGGAAATGGGATGATCATTTCCAGCGCTGTCTTTGCTAATCCAGGATATGCTACCAACTGATCACACCAGAAACCTGACAGCGGTAGTGTGAGAAATTTTGTTTGACAACACTGGTTCACCTGCAGATCAATAAGCTCCTCCTTTAGGTTATCATCATCCATATCTGCCAAGAAGGGCTACTGTATCCATTCTGGAAATGAATGATCCATGGGAAAGTATTGTGCCATATTGGTCTCTAGGAGTGAGAGGTGAGCAACAATATTTTCTACAAGTAATGGCTGGATTGTCTTGTCTCCATGTTTTTTATCCAGGATAGGAAAGCTTCCCACATTTCCTTCCTGGAATCGACGCTTCCACAGTGATATTTTCTTCCTGAAGGCTTTTACCTTCTCTATACAATCAATATTATTAGCAAACATGCCTTGCATGGACAAGTTGAGATCATTCAGATGACCGAAAATGTCTGCCAGGTAggagagggagagaaggaaaatTTCGTCCTCCAAATTTTCAGCAAGATCACTCTGATACTCTCGGAGAAATATTGCAATCTCATCAGCGAGCTCTGCAATATGGGTCAGCATTTTTCCACGGGAGAGCCATCACACTTCACTGTGGAAGAGACGCACCTGATGTTCACTTCCCATCTCCTCACAAAATAACTTGGAGACACTGTGGTTTAAAGCACGTCCCCGGATGTAATGGACAACTTTAACACAGACGGACAGAACTTCTTTGAAATGAGATGGCAATGTCTTTACCGCCAAAGTGCTTCGTAATGATATCTGGTACCCTCTCCTTCACTAGAGCTAGAGTTCCAAGAGTCGGAATATATCTGCTGCTTTAGTCATTGTCTGCAAAGCCAAACAGAAGAGGAATTAATCTTTAATCCTACCATCTTTGATGTAACGGGTATACACAATCAGTTGACTTAGTTTGGAAACATCAGTTAATTCATCCAACGGCAGACTAATGCGGGTAGGACTTTCTTGAATCTCCTCTACAATTTGGTCCAAGATGTTGCAACTCATATCTTCAACTCTTCCTCCAATGACATATTGGACAAAGGTACATCCTTCATCTTCTTGGCTGCCTCTGTTCCTAAAATTAACTCAACCATCAGAATGGTGCATGGCTTAATCAAATTTTCTGGAGCCGAATGCGAAGCCTTGGCCCTAATGCATTGGTATGCCACTTCATATGAAGCTTGTAGAAGGGGTTTCTGCACTGGCTTTAATCCAAGCTGGGGTAGTGCACCTTTCTTTTCATATCTAGCCCGCTTCGCCTGAAAGGCCTCGAGAGACTGTTCATGTTCTGTGGTTAGATGCTTCAACTGGTGGTCTCGGAGTGTAGGAGGCTTCAAATTTCAGTTGCAAATGATAAAATGTCAAGTCATACACTGTGCCCGGTCTGGTCCTCCCTTATCGTCCAGGAGTGCAGTGAAACCATATTTGACATATCCATCATTCCATTTGCGTGTCTTTGGCATGGCATATTCACATAAACCTGCAAATGAATGAAGAGGaggatt contains these protein-coding regions:
- the LOC137659811 gene encoding protein FAM200C-like; its protein translation is MDDDNLKEELIDLQVNQCCQTKFLTLPLSGFWCDQLVAYPGLAKTALEMIIPFPTTYLCEKAFSNMLQIKTTARNRHQIGLLHDMRVALANTKLRIEKLVAYKQQQKSH
- the LOC137659812 gene encoding protein FAM200C-like; amino-acid sequence: MEPPTLRDHQLKHLTTEHEQSLEAFQAKRARYEKKGALPQLGLKPVQKPLLQASYEVAYQCIRAKASHSAPENLIKPCTILMVELILGTEAAKKMKDVPLSNMSLEEELKI